The proteins below are encoded in one region of Phaseolus vulgaris cultivar G19833 chromosome 1, P. vulgaris v2.0, whole genome shotgun sequence:
- the LOC137815609 gene encoding uncharacterized protein yields MQADLEASHVRNEELRRVNKELRRGLRNNQGQREQEEMEHLTPPREFSTPFSQEILDAAIPNTFAGPKAIFTGMEDPEAHLTAFHTQMVLVGGFDAARCKLFMSTLTGMAMDWFISLPNGHITSFRQLSQLFREQYLANKAPPPVSCDLFDVKQYQGETLKEYINRFGAQEVKVGTSEEPMIVYAFRKGVCPGPFCESIICNRPRTFAEIRRRAVEHIASEGEVCEKRTSVVPSRPRAQTRIQPVRVNETTTGRKKPEGRRPYETRKPQPRGPAGGDRPTRERARPVRYNFVVELKDLIAVPNIAERLRRPTKTDKVLGPRKDSWCEFHEAFGDHIDNFLSLGYQLDELVRSGFLKDYVAETRHDRRPAGANGRTSARDACSRRGPHHCWRFFQRRTHRLPAKEIRKGGQLD; encoded by the coding sequence atgcaggcggatctcgaagcctcgcatgtgaggaacgaagagctccgtcGCGTTAATaaggagttgcgccggggtctgAGGAACAACCAGGGGCAACGCGAACAAGAGGAGATGGAGcatctcaccccaccaagggagttttccactcccttctcacaggagatcctagatgcggCGATCCCCAACACCTTCGCAGGGCCCAAAGCGATTTTCACCggaatggaggatcctgaggcgcatctcacggcgttccacacgcagatggtgttAGTAGGCGGCTTTGATGCCGcgaggtgcaagctctttatgagcacgttGACAGGGATGgcaatggactggttcatcagccttccaaatggccatatcacctcctttcgGCAGTTGTCGCAGCTGTTTAGGGAGCAATACTTGGcgaacaaggccccgccgccggtttCCTGCGATCTGTTTGAcgtgaaacagtatcaaggggagaccctaaaggaatacatcaaccgcttcggggcccaggagGTGAAAGTTGGTACGTCGGAGGAGCCTATGATTGTGTATGCCTTCAGGAAAGGCGTGTGTCCCGGCCCTTTCTGCGAATCTATTATTTGCAATCGCCCaaggacttttgctgaaatacggcgtcgggcggtggaaCACATCGCCTCCGAAGGAGAAGTGTGCGAGAAGCGAACCAGCGTTGTGCCCTCCCGCCCGAGGGCACAAACGCGGattcaacccgtcagggtcaacgagaccacaACGGGGAGGAAGAAGCcggaggggagacgcccctatgaaaccagaaaaccccagccccggggtccagcaggaggcgatcgcccgacCAGGGAGAGGGCAAGGCCGGTGAGATACAACTTCGTAGTagagttgaaggacctgatcgccgtgcctaatatagccgagaggttgaggcgaccgacGAAGACTGATAAGGTGTTAGGacctcggaaagactcttggtgtgagttccacgaggcttttgGTGATCACATCGACAACTtcctgtcgttgggttaccagctagatgagctggtgagaagcgGTTTTCTGAAGGATTATGTTGCAGAAACCCGCCACGACCGCCGCCCTGCCGGCGCCAACGGAAGaacaagcgcacgagatgcctgttctcggcgaggtccacaccattgctggaggtttttccagcggaggacccaccgcctcccagcgaaagaaatacgcaaggggggtcaactcgattGA